In a genomic window of Agarivorans albus:
- a CDS encoding tripartite tricarboxylate transporter permease encodes MMDQFAHFFGILFELCTRPSNLLVLFGSSLLGILFGSMPGLTATLGVALLTTLTYNLDTSTALISLLGMYVGAIYGGSYPAILINIPGTPAAAATAMDGYPLALKGDGGRALGLTTTASLIGTVIGLICLVVLSPLIASFALQFTSWEFFLLALFGIVISGTLTSSDLVVKGWIAGFIGLFMATIGRDTLQFYPRYTFEQSQLDSGLEIVPVLIGAFAIPQIIRVLAEKQTLRKAEKFGRILPDFRTIARNIKHIVRSSMIGVGIGSVPGVGEDIAGWVSYSTAKNTSTKQQQEEFGKGSAAGLVSSETANNASIGGALIPLLTLGIPGSPPAAMLLGALLLHGVVPGPTIEAEHPGFLLEITAIMVMASFAMWANGMLLAKQVIKILSIPSPLFIPVVGVLCILGSYALGLNLFNLYLMLPVGIVAFVLSENKFPISPLVIGLVLGGMADESLRRALMISDGSFLPMLQRPVCLILVLFILYFLLSQFGPVKRCTQRLFSRFKPAVGG; translated from the coding sequence ATGATGGACCAGTTTGCACACTTTTTTGGAATTTTGTTTGAGCTTTGTACAAGGCCAAGTAACTTGTTGGTATTGTTTGGGTCAAGTTTGCTCGGCATTTTATTTGGCTCTATGCCAGGCTTAACTGCTACTTTGGGCGTGGCCTTACTGACAACACTTACCTACAACCTGGATACTAGTACCGCGCTTATATCGCTATTGGGCATGTATGTAGGGGCGATTTATGGTGGCTCGTACCCAGCGATTTTAATCAATATTCCAGGTACGCCTGCTGCAGCAGCAACCGCCATGGACGGTTATCCTTTAGCGCTAAAAGGTGATGGCGGACGAGCCTTAGGTTTAACCACTACCGCTTCGCTAATTGGTACGGTAATTGGGCTTATTTGTTTGGTGGTGTTATCGCCACTTATCGCAAGTTTTGCCTTGCAATTTACCTCTTGGGAGTTCTTCTTACTGGCGTTATTTGGCATTGTAATTAGCGGCACCTTAACCAGCAGCGATTTGGTGGTTAAGGGTTGGATAGCCGGATTTATTGGCTTGTTTATGGCCACCATCGGCCGCGATACCCTGCAGTTTTATCCCCGTTATACCTTTGAGCAAAGCCAGCTAGATAGCGGTTTAGAGATTGTGCCAGTGTTAATTGGTGCTTTTGCTATACCGCAAATTATTAGGGTGCTAGCCGAGAAACAAACTCTGCGAAAAGCAGAAAAATTTGGTCGAATTTTGCCAGATTTCCGCACCATTGCGCGCAATATTAAACATATCGTTCGTTCTTCAATGATTGGTGTTGGCATTGGCTCGGTACCTGGTGTAGGTGAAGATATAGCTGGGTGGGTTTCGTATAGCACCGCAAAAAATACCTCCACTAAACAGCAACAAGAGGAGTTTGGCAAAGGCAGTGCAGCGGGTTTGGTTTCTTCTGAAACCGCTAATAATGCCAGCATTGGTGGGGCGCTGATCCCATTGCTTACTCTGGGTATTCCGGGTAGCCCGCCTGCAGCGATGTTACTGGGCGCACTGCTGTTACATGGGGTGGTTCCGGGCCCTACTATTGAAGCGGAGCATCCTGGTTTCTTGCTAGAGATTACCGCCATTATGGTGATGGCTTCGTTTGCTATGTGGGCAAACGGTATGTTGCTAGCTAAACAAGTGATAAAGATTCTAAGCATCCCTAGCCCACTGTTTATACCGGTTGTGGGGGTGTTATGTATTTTGGGCTCTTACGCCTTGGGCCTTAATTTGTTCAACCTGTATTTAATGCTACCGGTGGGCATTGTGGCGTTTGTGTTGAGCGAGAATAAGTTCCCCATTTCACCATTGGTGATTGGCTTGGTGTTAGGTGGAATGGCTGATGAAAGCTTGCGCCGTGCCTTGATGATCTCTGACGGTAGTTTTTTGCCAATGTTGCAACGGCCAGTATGTTTAATTTTGGTGTTGTTTATTTTGTATTTCTTGTTATCACAATTTGGTCCCGTAAAGCGCTGTACCCAGCGTTTGTTTAGCCGATTTAAACCAGCCGTGGGAGGCTAA
- a CDS encoding tripartite tricarboxylate transporter TctB family protein: MNRNNPEGATRLRQTDFKVSVVLLALCAYLAWETLSFPMSGSFGGVDSRWYVSPALFPFILLLVLSTASSILLINAIKNAGHSEFFKLSRWIGDNRKAVNRDRWYVIGALSLYIYLYIPSLDFYLATVMFLLSLCLRFYVDNNKLKNVIIQANLALSLFVLAMRWMFAPQFYWLAMEATVDEPLILACDVGAIIAIVVCLLLLWLSPVSQQKRHHILITALAVPLLLVFAFNFLLQVPMPVEYGSVIKLMEYIWYEILAL; encoded by the coding sequence ATGAATCGCAATAATCCTGAAGGTGCCACTCGTTTACGCCAAACTGACTTTAAGGTGTCGGTTGTATTATTGGCTCTATGTGCCTATTTAGCTTGGGAAACCTTGTCTTTTCCGATGAGTGGTAGTTTCGGCGGTGTAGATAGTCGCTGGTATGTTTCGCCCGCGCTGTTCCCGTTTATTTTGCTGTTGGTGTTAAGCACTGCCAGTAGCATATTGCTGATTAATGCGATTAAAAATGCAGGCCATAGTGAGTTTTTTAAGCTGAGCCGCTGGATAGGTGATAATCGCAAGGCGGTAAATCGAGACCGCTGGTATGTGATTGGCGCGTTGTCTCTGTATATCTACTTATACATTCCTTCATTAGATTTTTACTTAGCGACAGTAATGTTCTTGCTAAGCCTATGTTTGCGATTTTATGTGGACAACAACAAGCTCAAAAACGTGATTATTCAAGCCAACTTGGCCTTGAGTTTATTCGTATTGGCGATGCGTTGGATGTTTGCCCCGCAGTTTTATTGGTTGGCTATGGAAGCAACGGTCGATGAGCCACTAATACTTGCCTGTGATGTTGGCGCGATCATCGCGATTGTAGTGTGTTTACTGTTGCTGTGGCTAAGTCCTGTGAGTCAACAAAAACGCCATCACATTCTAATAACAGCGCTAGCTGTACCCCTGTTACTGGTGTTTGCTTTCAACTTTCTATTACAGGTGCCTATGCCGGTGGAATATGGCTCGGTCATCAAATTAATGGAATATATTTGGTATGAAATTTTAGCTTTGTAG
- a CDS encoding Bug family tripartite tricarboxylate transporter substrate binding protein, producing the protein MKANYKSKIALFAASATLVLASISQPVMAAKTYPSRTITNTVVWGAGGGTDSINRMIMAEMAKALDVSIKVTNKTGGVAGSIGMSSVFSKKADGYNLVGLSESNVTAAVNGGWDQRFNVWSPFIVGGSPDLISVSASSPYNSLQELIDAAKQQPGSIKAGAGGAGSIHHLNLLALEKGTGAAFKFVPYPGSAPSQTAAATGEITVVVTSAAEQAALLRAGQLRPLAMLVEQDFTIPDVGTIPSAFSSYASLSDYLPISQAIGFAVRDDAPEEVKAKLGEAFEAAMASDTVKQWADKNLYSLSGAHGAQAKDIFSKLESNFSWTLWELGSAKVEPSQFGIPKI; encoded by the coding sequence ATGAAAGCTAATTATAAATCTAAAATCGCATTATTTGCGGCAAGCGCCACCTTAGTGCTGGCGAGTATCAGTCAGCCGGTTATGGCGGCCAAAACCTATCCATCTCGCACCATTACAAATACCGTGGTGTGGGGTGCTGGCGGCGGCACCGACAGCATTAACAGAATGATTATGGCTGAAATGGCCAAAGCCTTGGATGTGAGCATTAAGGTGACGAATAAAACTGGCGGGGTGGCTGGTTCGATTGGCATGAGCAGTGTGTTTAGCAAGAAAGCTGATGGCTACAACCTAGTGGGCTTATCCGAGTCAAATGTTACCGCGGCGGTAAATGGTGGTTGGGATCAGCGCTTTAATGTGTGGTCGCCCTTTATTGTTGGCGGCTCACCTGATCTTATCTCGGTGAGTGCTAGCTCCCCTTACAATAGTCTGCAAGAGTTAATTGATGCAGCTAAGCAGCAACCAGGCTCTATAAAAGCGGGTGCTGGTGGCGCGGGTTCTATTCATCACCTTAATTTGTTAGCGCTAGAAAAAGGCACCGGTGCGGCATTTAAGTTTGTTCCTTACCCTGGCTCTGCTCCTTCGCAAACTGCGGCGGCTACTGGAGAAATCACCGTTGTGGTTACCTCTGCTGCAGAGCAAGCGGCATTATTGCGCGCCGGCCAATTACGCCCCTTAGCGATGTTGGTTGAGCAAGATTTTACCATTCCTGATGTAGGCACGATTCCTTCGGCATTTAGCAGTTATGCGAGCTTGTCTGACTACTTACCGATTAGCCAAGCCATTGGTTTTGCAGTGCGAGATGATGCGCCGGAAGAAGTAAAAGCTAAGTTAGGTGAAGCGTTTGAAGCGGCCATGGCCTCAGACACCGTCAAGCAATGGGCCGATAAAAACCTCTATTCACTCAGTGGCGCACATGGCGCGCAGGCTAAAGATATTTTCTCTAAGCTTGAATCTAACTTCTCGTGGACCTTGTGGGAATTAGGTTCGGCTAAGGTTGAACCCAGCCAATTTGGTATTCCTAAAATTTAA
- a CDS encoding isocitrate/isopropylmalate dehydrogenase family protein has protein sequence MSKQIFEITVFPGDGIGIEITPACLALIQAAIDKVGGLKLNFTSFEAGANYYQQHGVALPEQAMEHAKNSDATLLACMGMPSIRYPDGREIAPQLELRETLDLFAGVRPVKTLPGIPLPLEDARGKQLDFVLIRESTEGLFASRESFSINGSGSEEFATDTQKISRKGCERLFEFAFSLAKQRKGLGYKGEVTCVDKANVLGSFYYMRQIFDEVAANHPSLAASHIYVDAAALQLVRQPWQFDVMVTENMFGDILSDLGAGLMGGMGMAPSADIGERHAVFQPCHGSAPDIIGQGKANPTAMFMSAAMMLNWLGLQHQNSAIQQAGRFIDKAIELAYASGEILPYELGGSDGTEAITNKVFSSLALL, from the coding sequence ATGAGCAAACAGATATTTGAAATCACCGTGTTTCCTGGCGATGGCATAGGTATAGAAATTACCCCTGCGTGCTTAGCGTTGATCCAGGCGGCAATTGATAAAGTTGGTGGGCTAAAGCTTAACTTCACCAGCTTTGAAGCAGGTGCTAACTACTACCAACAACACGGCGTTGCACTTCCTGAGCAGGCCATGGAGCACGCCAAAAATTCTGACGCGACTTTGTTGGCTTGTATGGGTATGCCAAGTATTCGTTATCCCGATGGCCGTGAAATTGCTCCCCAGTTAGAACTGCGTGAAACTTTAGATTTATTTGCTGGCGTTCGCCCGGTAAAAACCTTGCCCGGTATTCCGCTGCCGTTGGAAGACGCCCGCGGTAAGCAGCTGGATTTTGTATTGATAAGAGAGAGTACCGAAGGCCTATTTGCGAGCCGAGAAAGCTTTAGCATTAACGGTAGTGGCTCGGAAGAGTTTGCCACAGACACCCAAAAAATTAGCCGTAAAGGTTGTGAGCGGCTATTTGAGTTTGCCTTCAGCTTAGCCAAGCAGCGCAAGGGTTTAGGTTACAAGGGCGAAGTGACTTGTGTAGATAAAGCCAATGTATTGGGCTCGTTTTATTACATGCGACAAATTTTTGATGAGGTTGCCGCCAATCACCCTAGTTTAGCGGCTTCACATATCTATGTTGACGCTGCCGCTTTGCAGTTAGTGCGCCAGCCTTGGCAGTTTGATGTGATGGTTACCGAGAATATGTTTGGCGACATATTGTCGGATTTAGGCGCTGGGCTAATGGGTGGTATGGGCATGGCTCCATCGGCAGATATTGGCGAGCGACATGCGGTGTTTCAACCTTGTCACGGCAGCGCCCCAGACATTATCGGTCAAGGCAAAGCCAACCCCACTGCGATGTTTATGTCGGCAGCGATGATGCTGAATTGGCTGGGTTTGCAACACCAAAATAGCGCTATTCAACAGGCTGGAAGGTTTATCGATAAGGCCATTGAGCTGGCCTATGCCAGCGGAGAAATTCTGCCATATGAGTTAGGCGGCAGCGATGGCACAGAAGCCATCACCAATAAAGTATTTAGTAGTTTGGCGTTACTTTAA
- a CDS encoding GntR family transcriptional regulator yields the protein MSVTTKRQDLPLAQVAYQTLRELILNNEFKVGTQYLEKVLVERLNISRTPVREACVRLEREGLIEIQPRHGIRVKPISPDDMRDIYEILTALESQAIGTLASKGLSEQQLQRLEKTTARMAEALQQDNLEAWAEADEEFHHTLLDLTDNQRLKDVVLQFWGQAHRVRFVTLHLRDTPHDSTKDHSEVVQAIRERDPIKAADIHREHRIKGGKAMVALLEKLRLANI from the coding sequence ATGTCTGTAACTACCAAACGCCAAGACCTACCGCTCGCTCAGGTGGCTTATCAAACCTTGCGCGAGTTAATTTTGAACAATGAGTTTAAAGTGGGAACTCAATACCTAGAAAAAGTATTGGTAGAGCGTTTGAATATTAGTCGAACCCCAGTGAGGGAAGCTTGCGTACGCTTAGAGCGGGAAGGTTTAATTGAGATTCAGCCGCGCCATGGTATTCGGGTTAAGCCTATTTCTCCTGATGATATGCGTGATATCTACGAAATTCTCACCGCTTTAGAGTCGCAAGCGATTGGCACCTTGGCGAGCAAGGGTCTAAGCGAGCAACAATTACAACGTTTAGAAAAAACTACTGCAAGGATGGCCGAGGCTCTGCAGCAGGATAACTTAGAAGCTTGGGCCGAAGCGGATGAAGAATTTCACCACACCCTATTGGATCTCACCGACAACCAACGGCTAAAAGATGTGGTATTGCAGTTTTGGGGGCAGGCACACCGAGTACGCTTTGTTACCTTGCACCTGCGTGATACGCCACATGATTCAACCAAAGATCATAGTGAGGTGGTGCAGGCTATTCGCGAGCGAGACCCAATTAAAGCAGCCGATATTCATCGTGAGCATAGGATTAAAGGCGGCAAAGCCATGGTCGCCCTGTTAGAAAAACTGCGTTTAGCCAATATCTAA
- the otnK gene encoding 3-oxo-tetronate kinase has protein sequence MATKPLLGVIADDFTGASDMASFLVKGGMSCIQINGLASTHKQTLNSDAIVLALKTRTVAVEQALEQSLQALEFLLEQGCQYFYFKYCSTFDSTAKGNIGPVIDALLARLNLVQAIICPALPANGRTVYQGHLFVYQQLLSDSPLKDHPLTPMADSRVAELLRPQVAPAYQQAIEHLSIDDLNAKQLNPSQQQARYLICDCINQQHLSQIAQLIAQQPAMLLTGGSGLAEYMAQLLTARGNTLSQQHQCAVKPLPQPVLIIAGSCSKATREQIAEANALPQFCVDPVKLAKGELKLKHILDWIHQQQAPAVLVYSSQAPEQVSQTQQLLGQQNIAEKIENLLAQTAVQSKASNIVVAGGETSGAVVSALNISSFNIGPSICPGVPIMQSNDQRAISLALKSGNFGDKHFFNQALSLIQQLGAQA, from the coding sequence ATGGCAACAAAACCGCTACTCGGCGTTATTGCTGATGACTTCACCGGCGCCTCCGACATGGCCAGCTTTTTAGTGAAAGGTGGCATGAGCTGCATTCAAATCAATGGCTTAGCCAGTACTCACAAGCAAACCCTTAATAGTGACGCGATTGTGCTAGCCTTAAAAACCCGCACCGTAGCGGTGGAACAAGCGCTCGAGCAAAGCCTGCAGGCCTTAGAGTTTTTGCTTGAACAGGGCTGCCAATACTTCTACTTTAAATATTGCTCCACCTTTGACTCCACGGCAAAAGGTAACATTGGCCCAGTCATCGATGCCCTGTTAGCGCGACTAAACTTAGTTCAAGCCATTATTTGCCCAGCCTTACCAGCGAATGGCAGAACCGTTTATCAGGGGCATTTGTTTGTTTATCAGCAATTGCTTAGCGATAGCCCCTTAAAGGATCACCCGCTCACGCCAATGGCCGATTCGCGGGTAGCCGAGCTACTTAGGCCGCAAGTTGCCCCTGCTTATCAGCAAGCCATTGAACACCTAAGTATTGATGATTTAAATGCAAAGCAACTAAACCCAAGCCAGCAACAGGCACGTTACTTAATTTGTGACTGCATCAACCAACAACATTTATCGCAAATAGCTCAACTCATCGCCCAACAACCTGCAATGCTGCTAACTGGCGGTTCTGGCTTAGCTGAATACATGGCGCAGCTATTAACAGCGCGAGGTAACACGCTTTCCCAGCAACATCAGTGCGCGGTAAAACCCTTACCTCAACCGGTGCTGATAATTGCAGGCTCATGCTCCAAGGCAACTCGAGAACAAATTGCCGAGGCCAACGCTTTACCACAATTTTGTGTTGATCCCGTCAAGCTGGCCAAAGGTGAACTTAAGCTAAAACACATATTGGACTGGATACACCAGCAACAGGCTCCAGCAGTATTGGTTTACTCCTCGCAAGCACCAGAACAAGTAAGCCAAACTCAACAATTACTGGGCCAGCAAAACATTGCAGAGAAAATAGAGAACCTACTAGCGCAAACGGCGGTGCAATCTAAAGCCAGCAATATTGTAGTAGCAGGCGGCGAGACCTCTGGCGCAGTAGTAAGCGCCTTAAACATAAGCAGTTTTAACATAGGGCCATCCATTTGCCCGGGCGTTCCAATTATGCAGTCTAACGATCAGCGTGCTATTAGCCTTGCCTTAAAGTCTGGCAACTTTGGCGACAAACACTTCTTTAACCAAGCCTTGAGCTTAATTCAACAATTGGGAGCGCAAGCATGA
- a CDS encoding aldolase, which translates to MNHAQQLDQAKRCIIKFGLSIFQRGLTGGASANMSIALDHGFVVTPTNSCFGFLEYDDLSVLDAKGDLVSGKPASKEFLLHQCFYQQPSAMRCVLHLHSTYATAVSCLKGLNKSDAIPALTPYLRMRLGAIAMVDYHPPGSSDLVDALKQQAATYRGVLMANHGPIVAADSPEKAMYAMEELEESCKLQLLLGQQQVNYLSQQQVEYLQNAYKGKL; encoded by the coding sequence ATGAACCACGCCCAGCAACTGGACCAAGCCAAACGTTGCATTATTAAGTTTGGATTGTCGATTTTTCAACGCGGGCTTACCGGCGGCGCCTCTGCCAATATGAGCATTGCCCTAGACCACGGTTTTGTTGTCACCCCTACTAATTCATGTTTTGGCTTTCTTGAATACGACGACTTATCGGTTTTGGATGCCAAAGGTGATTTAGTGAGTGGCAAGCCCGCATCTAAGGAGTTTTTGCTGCATCAATGTTTTTATCAACAACCGTCCGCCATGCGCTGCGTGCTGCACCTGCACAGCACTTACGCTACGGCAGTATCCTGCTTAAAAGGCTTAAACAAAAGTGACGCAATCCCAGCGCTTACTCCTTATTTGCGCATGCGTTTAGGTGCAATTGCTATGGTTGATTATCATCCGCCGGGGAGCTCTGACTTGGTGGATGCCCTGAAGCAGCAAGCAGCCACTTACCGTGGCGTGTTAATGGCCAATCACGGGCCAATAGTAGCCGCCGATAGCCCGGAAAAAGCGATGTATGCTATGGAAGAGCTCGAAGAAAGCTGCAAACTACAACTCTTGCTTGGCCAACAGCAAGTCAATTACTTAAGCCAACAGCAAGTCGAGTACTTACAAAACGCCTACAAGGGTAAGTTATAA
- a CDS encoding putative quinol monooxygenase yields the protein MYVITVLFSIKPAYLDKFLPEMLANAATSLKQEPGCLQFDVCQSTENTNQVYLYEVYQHQQAFDDHLNSAHFLSFSETTKNWIEDKQISSYIQLK from the coding sequence ATGTACGTGATCACTGTGCTGTTCTCAATTAAACCAGCATATTTAGACAAGTTCTTGCCAGAGATGCTGGCCAATGCAGCTACCTCTTTGAAACAAGAACCAGGCTGCTTGCAGTTTGATGTGTGCCAATCAACAGAGAACACCAATCAGGTTTATCTCTACGAGGTTTACCAACACCAACAAGCCTTTGACGATCACCTAAACTCAGCGCATTTTTTGTCTTTCAGCGAAACCACCAAAAACTGGATAGAAGACAAGCAAATAAGCAGCTACATTCAGCTAAAATAA
- a CDS encoding winged helix-turn-helix domain-containing protein has product MTEKLSLQQARKLVLHSQCLPSAKTKGSALDASLAAIEQLGYVQIDTISVIQRAHHHTLWCRNLRYQLSHLDTLMRKHQVFEYWSHAAAYLPMRDYRFSLLRKQAFANGQQKHWYQKNHGLMDAVLKRIADEGPLMAKDFEHQGKKTADWASKPAKQALECLFMQGDLMVPYRHNFHKVYQLTEKVLPSNTDTRIPSQQEYCRHLIQRYLNANGIGLVSEMSYLLKNLKGPLNHCLKDMLLNGEVIKVAVAGQTYYALENSLNLLNKPLARSKLKILSPFDNLVIQRKRLQQLFNFDYLIECYVPKAKRQYGYFCLPILWEGQLVARMDCKAERQTRTLHIYNLVLEPSLKDITKFSEALSKELNVFMQFNQCEHLQVHQTSERPLAKTLTQHFTNGM; this is encoded by the coding sequence ATGACCGAAAAGCTCTCGCTACAACAAGCCAGAAAACTGGTTTTACACTCTCAGTGCTTGCCATCTGCTAAAACCAAAGGCTCGGCCCTTGATGCCAGCCTAGCGGCGATAGAGCAGCTAGGTTACGTGCAAATAGACACGATATCGGTAATTCAGCGCGCTCATCACCATACTTTGTGGTGCCGCAACCTTCGCTATCAGTTAAGTCATCTCGATACCCTAATGCGTAAGCACCAAGTATTTGAATATTGGTCACATGCAGCGGCGTATTTACCGATGCGCGATTACCGCTTTAGCTTGCTACGTAAACAGGCTTTTGCCAATGGCCAACAAAAGCATTGGTATCAAAAAAACCACGGCTTAATGGATGCGGTGTTAAAGCGAATTGCCGATGAAGGCCCACTCATGGCCAAAGACTTTGAACATCAGGGAAAAAAGACTGCTGATTGGGCAAGCAAACCAGCAAAACAAGCCTTGGAATGTTTGTTTATGCAAGGCGACTTAATGGTGCCTTATCGCCATAACTTTCATAAGGTTTATCAACTTACCGAAAAAGTATTGCCAAGCAACACAGATACCCGCATTCCTAGCCAGCAAGAATACTGCAGGCACTTAATCCAGCGCTACTTAAATGCTAACGGCATTGGTCTGGTAAGCGAAATGAGCTATCTACTTAAGAACCTAAAAGGCCCCTTGAATCATTGTTTAAAAGACATGTTATTAAACGGAGAGGTCATTAAAGTAGCGGTTGCTGGGCAAACTTATTACGCGCTAGAAAACAGCTTAAACTTACTCAACAAACCGCTGGCTCGCAGCAAGCTAAAGATTTTGTCGCCCTTCGACAACCTAGTAATTCAACGTAAGCGTCTACAGCAGTTGTTTAATTTCGATTATCTTATCGAATGCTATGTGCCAAAAGCCAAGCGCCAATACGGCTATTTTTGTTTACCTATTTTGTGGGAAGGCCAACTAGTCGCAAGAATGGATTGCAAAGCCGAGCGCCAAACTCGCACCTTGCACATTTACAACTTGGTATTGGAACCAAGCCTTAAAGACATAACAAAGTTTAGCGAGGCCTTAAGCAAAGAACTTAACGTTTTTATGCAGTTTAACCAATGTGAACATTTACAAGTTCATCAAACATCTGAACGCCCACTAGCTAAAACCTTAACTCAGCATTTCACTAACGGCATGTAA
- a CDS encoding DUF2141 domain-containing protein, with the protein MKNWAYLIATLPCYVFAADVHIDVVGVSSAEGQIVLRVWDSSESYLKQPIFSKTVPVKNVANGELRISVSDPLSSECAINVYHDKNANGVLDTNWFGIPKEPTGMSNNPKGKFGPPSYQDAKIKLTGQEQVIRIKIEEI; encoded by the coding sequence ATGAAAAATTGGGCGTATCTCATCGCAACACTGCCATGCTATGTCTTTGCTGCAGATGTGCATATCGATGTAGTGGGGGTAAGTTCGGCAGAAGGGCAAATAGTGCTTAGAGTATGGGACTCTAGTGAAAGCTACTTAAAGCAGCCTATTTTTAGTAAAACCGTGCCAGTAAAAAATGTGGCTAACGGTGAGTTACGCATTAGCGTGAGTGACCCCCTCTCATCCGAGTGTGCGATAAACGTTTATCATGATAAAAATGCTAACGGAGTTCTTGATACCAATTGGTTTGGCATTCCCAAAGAGCCGACTGGAATGAGTAACAACCCCAAGGGGAAATTTGGCCCACCAAGCTACCAAGACGCTAAAATTAAACTAACTGGGCAAGAGCAGGTAATTCGAATTAAAATTGAAGAAATTTGA